A stretch of Corynebacterium timonense DNA encodes these proteins:
- a CDS encoding helicase-associated domain-containing protein has product MDTLISSLAALSDHELRTLIRARPDATFPTPPSLAALASRLALPASLARAIRTLNAADIAVLETLADLGAELEPVDPAALAGQAEKGVDVDASVAKLRTRALVYGSEGLRVAPGALAGLPAGWRILDRAPADLQEKVEALDPDSRDVLDRLAHAGGIGMMRSLNPTVQALIDAGLLAQQGPTTVRLPRPVREALRGERPREYPLTPPPADPVDQEAVDREATAQGLDAVREMRQLVTLLLADPLPLNKDSTVGVRALATATAQLGFDPALAVTIGEAAGIIGRGDVDERPALAATREGLAWLEAPLAQQWAIVLAGWVASPWRIDLDFRLFDAPTRSHSLAAARETILEGPPSLLFRAPVAAAGMSETLIDSILREAHHVGAVAENHASTPMRALLTGGDVVEATRALVPAEVTEVIAQADMTLLIPGPPTPETARAVEAFADLESPGLASVYRVSEASLRRALSAGWGARELHEWLTAHCIGQVPQALSFLIDDVARTHGALRAGQALSYVRSEDPALLARAAGTAASLRMLAPTVAVSALSLTALLSELRAAGLHPSAEDASGAVLNMPPEPELVRATPSRLPRVPAPRDTEEVLRALRAGGDAGDAPTTSTADAIDVIRAAARARRRISLRFVDSAGTARSLTVVPLRVAAGQVDAQDVAKRRIVRVPLSRVTAAEAL; this is encoded by the coding sequence CGACGCTACGTTTCCCACCCCGCCCTCGCTGGCAGCGTTGGCGTCGCGTCTCGCCCTTCCCGCGTCGCTGGCTCGCGCGATACGCACGCTCAACGCGGCGGATATCGCGGTGTTGGAGACGCTCGCCGACCTCGGCGCCGAGCTCGAGCCGGTGGACCCGGCTGCGCTCGCCGGGCAGGCCGAGAAGGGCGTGGACGTGGACGCAAGCGTCGCGAAGCTTCGCACGCGGGCCCTCGTCTACGGCTCCGAGGGCCTACGGGTCGCCCCGGGCGCCCTCGCCGGCCTGCCCGCCGGGTGGCGCATCCTCGACCGGGCGCCCGCGGACCTGCAGGAAAAAGTGGAGGCCCTCGACCCAGACTCGCGCGACGTGCTGGACAGGCTGGCGCACGCGGGCGGGATTGGCATGATGCGCTCGCTGAACCCGACCGTGCAGGCCCTCATCGACGCAGGTCTGCTCGCCCAGCAGGGCCCCACCACCGTGCGCCTTCCCCGCCCGGTGCGCGAGGCGCTGCGCGGCGAGCGGCCGCGCGAGTACCCGCTTACCCCGCCGCCCGCCGACCCCGTCGACCAGGAAGCGGTCGACCGCGAGGCGACCGCCCAAGGCCTCGACGCAGTGCGCGAGATGCGCCAACTCGTGACGCTGCTGCTCGCCGACCCTCTGCCGCTGAACAAGGACTCCACCGTCGGCGTGCGCGCCCTCGCCACAGCCACCGCGCAGCTCGGTTTCGACCCCGCGCTCGCCGTGACCATCGGTGAGGCGGCCGGCATCATCGGCCGCGGCGACGTCGACGAGCGCCCCGCCCTCGCCGCGACGAGGGAGGGGCTCGCCTGGCTAGAGGCGCCGCTCGCGCAGCAGTGGGCGATCGTCCTCGCCGGGTGGGTCGCCTCCCCCTGGCGCATCGACCTCGATTTTCGGCTTTTCGACGCCCCCACGCGCAGCCATTCCCTCGCCGCCGCCCGGGAGACCATCCTCGAGGGCCCGCCCTCGCTGCTCTTCCGCGCCCCCGTCGCGGCGGCCGGCATGTCGGAAACGCTCATCGACTCGATTCTGCGCGAAGCGCACCACGTCGGCGCGGTGGCAGAAAATCACGCCTCCACCCCCATGCGCGCGCTCCTGACCGGCGGCGACGTCGTCGAGGCGACGCGTGCCCTCGTCCCCGCGGAGGTCACCGAGGTCATCGCCCAGGCCGACATGACGCTGCTCATCCCGGGCCCTCCCACCCCGGAGACGGCGCGCGCCGTCGAGGCCTTCGCCGACCTCGAGTCCCCCGGCCTGGCCAGCGTCTACCGCGTGTCCGAGGCCTCGCTGCGCCGCGCTCTGAGCGCCGGGTGGGGCGCCCGCGAGCTACACGAGTGGCTCACCGCGCACTGCATCGGGCAGGTCCCCCAGGCCTTAAGCTTCCTCATCGACGACGTCGCCCGCACCCACGGGGCGCTGCGCGCCGGGCAGGCGCTGAGCTACGTCCGCAGCGAGGACCCCGCCCTGCTGGCGAGGGCGGCGGGCACAGCGGCGTCGCTGCGCATGCTCGCCCCGACCGTGGCGGTGTCGGCCCTCTCCCTCACCGCACTGCTCTCCGAGCTGCGCGCGGCCGGGCTGCACCCCAGCGCCGAGGACGCATCGGGGGCGGTACTGAACATGCCGCCAGAGCCGGAGCTCGTGCGCGCCACCCCCTCGCGCCTGCCGCGGGTTCCCGCCCCGCGCGATACCGAGGAGGTGCTGCGCGCACTGCGGGCCGGCGGCGACGCCGGGGATGCACCCACCACCAGCACCGCCGACGCCATCGACGTCATCCGCGCGGCGGCACGGGCGCGGCGGCGCATCTCCTTGCGCTTCGTGGACAGCGCCGGCACCGCGAGGTCGCTCACGGTCGTGCCGCTGCGCGTTGCTGCGGGCCAGGTCGACGCGCAGGACGTCGCCAAGCGGCGTATCGTGCGCGTTCCCCTCTCCCGGGTGACGGCGGCGGAAGCGCTGTAA
- a CDS encoding ABC transporter permease gives MSDFPRYSPAGAVATTAARESRVLLRTASSWAPLIIQLILIAVAAGLLAWQGAPGEEGEKSPRIALVDVPAAPFEETGAEVSEVGERSAAEQKVLDGEVDAAIVGTDAGWDLLSDGTPSTSLSAFVAVTSDAYSTQEALAAFDLTPEQFDAAAPNTEVTLVDLSEPDPGERSDTTLASMIAAIGVTLLLMISTIAFVVVVGNRVATEKSSHVAELLLTAVRPFDFLLGKILGTFIVAFANAVIVVAAVAAALALSGITESIPVDWPLLPLMLIPFSLSMLFFSPLYAAAGAMVRRMEDLGTTQTPILILLIASIYVPFFGFSSTDQTWMQVLSWLPPFSIYTAPVTYAAGDFTALQLAASLALSLAASLAVTWLAARVYRRTILNNGSAFNWFKAVRA, from the coding sequence GTGAGTGATTTTCCCCGGTACTCCCCCGCTGGTGCGGTTGCGACGACGGCCGCGCGCGAGAGCCGCGTTCTTCTGCGCACTGCATCGTCCTGGGCGCCGTTGATCATCCAACTCATCCTCATCGCCGTCGCCGCCGGTCTCCTCGCCTGGCAAGGGGCGCCGGGCGAGGAGGGAGAAAAATCTCCCCGGATCGCCCTCGTCGACGTGCCCGCCGCGCCCTTCGAAGAAACCGGCGCCGAGGTCTCCGAGGTGGGTGAGCGCTCCGCGGCGGAACAGAAGGTTCTCGACGGCGAGGTCGACGCCGCCATCGTGGGCACCGACGCGGGGTGGGACCTCCTCTCCGACGGCACGCCGTCCACCTCCCTCAGCGCGTTCGTCGCGGTGACCTCCGACGCGTACTCCACGCAGGAGGCCCTGGCCGCCTTCGACCTCACCCCGGAGCAGTTCGACGCCGCGGCGCCGAACACCGAGGTCACCCTCGTGGACCTGTCTGAGCCGGACCCCGGCGAGCGAAGCGATACCACCCTCGCAAGCATGATCGCCGCGATAGGGGTGACGCTGCTGCTCATGATTTCCACGATCGCCTTCGTCGTCGTTGTCGGCAACAGGGTGGCCACCGAGAAGTCCTCCCACGTTGCCGAGCTGCTGCTGACCGCCGTCCGCCCGTTCGATTTCCTGCTGGGCAAGATCCTCGGGACGTTCATCGTGGCCTTTGCCAACGCCGTCATCGTCGTCGCGGCGGTGGCCGCGGCGCTCGCCCTCAGTGGGATCACGGAGAGCATTCCCGTCGACTGGCCCCTCCTCCCCCTCATGCTCATCCCCTTCTCCCTGTCCATGCTGTTCTTCAGCCCGCTCTACGCCGCAGCCGGGGCCATGGTCAGGCGCATGGAGGACTTGGGAACGACCCAGACGCCCATCCTCATCCTCCTCATCGCCTCCATCTACGTCCCTTTCTTCGGTTTCTCCTCGACGGACCAAACGTGGATGCAGGTGCTCAGCTGGCTCCCTCCGTTTTCCATCTACACCGCGCCGGTCACCTACGCGGCCGGGGACTTCACCGCGCTGCAGCTCGCGGCCTCCCTCGCCCTCTCGCTCGCCGCCTCGCTCGCGGTGACGTGGCTGGCCGCGCGCGTTTACCGCCGCACCATCTTGAACAACGGCTCCGCGTTCAACTGGTTCAAGGCGGTGCGGGCGTAA
- a CDS encoding ABC transporter ATP-binding protein — translation MPTLVIDNLHKRFGEVQALRGMSLSVRPGEVYGFVGSNGAGKSTTMRIALGVLSADEGEVLFDDSPLDTTSRRRIGYMPEERGLYNKDKILDQLVFFATLHGLSRAVATKNATQLLEELGLADRADDTVEALSLGNQQRVQLAASLVHDPDILILDEPFSGLDPVAVDVMSEMLLERARTHNIPVLFSSHQLDLVQRLCDRVGIVAAGSMVAEGTVDELRSRGPRRFQVTTRARGWYPPGTRVISDEDDSVILEPDDPTESDVDQRILAAALAAGPVRSFSPVTPDLTDLFKEAVQP, via the coding sequence ATGCCCACGCTCGTCATCGACAACCTGCACAAACGCTTCGGCGAGGTGCAGGCGCTTCGCGGGATGAGCCTCAGCGTCCGCCCCGGCGAGGTCTACGGCTTCGTCGGCTCGAACGGCGCCGGCAAGTCCACCACCATGCGCATCGCGCTCGGCGTCCTGAGCGCCGACGAGGGCGAGGTGCTTTTCGACGACTCACCCCTCGACACCACCTCCCGCCGCCGCATCGGCTACATGCCCGAGGAGCGCGGCCTGTACAACAAGGACAAGATCCTCGACCAGCTGGTGTTTTTTGCCACGCTGCACGGCCTTTCGCGCGCGGTGGCCACGAAGAACGCGACGCAGCTGCTGGAGGAGCTCGGCCTCGCCGACCGCGCCGACGACACCGTCGAGGCCCTGTCCCTCGGCAACCAGCAGCGCGTGCAGCTCGCGGCGAGCCTGGTCCACGATCCCGACATCCTCATCCTCGACGAGCCCTTCTCCGGGCTCGACCCCGTCGCCGTCGACGTCATGAGCGAGATGCTGCTCGAGCGCGCCCGCACCCACAACATCCCCGTGCTGTTTTCCTCGCACCAGCTCGACCTCGTGCAGAGGCTCTGCGACCGCGTCGGCATCGTCGCCGCCGGCTCTATGGTCGCCGAGGGGACGGTGGACGAGCTGCGCTCCCGCGGCCCGCGACGCTTCCAGGTGACAACACGCGCCCGCGGCTGGTACCCGCCCGGTACTCGCGTGATCTCTGACGAGGATGACTCCGTCATCCTCGAGCCCGACGACCCCACGGAGTCCGACGTGGACCAGCGCATCCTGGCTGCTGCCCTCGCCGCCGGGCCGGTGCGCTCCTTCTCCCCCGTCACCCCCGACCTCACCGACTTGTTCAAGGAGGCTGTCCAGCCGTGA